From the Pungitius pungitius chromosome 6, fPunPun2.1, whole genome shotgun sequence genome, one window contains:
- the LOC119195909 gene encoding histone H4 — protein MSGRGKGGKGLGKGGAKRHRKVLRDNIQGITKPAIRRLARRGGVKRISGLIYEETRGVLKVFLENVIRDAVTYTEHAKRKTVTAMDVVYALKRQGRTLYGFGG, from the coding sequence ATGAGcggcagaggaaagggaggaaaaggactCGGCAAAGGAGGCGCCAAGCGCCACCGTAAAGTCCTCCGTGATAACATCCAGGGAATCACCAAGCCCGCTATCCGCCGTCTGGCTCGCCGTGGTGGAGTGAAGCGCATCTCCGGTCTGATCTACGAGGAGACCCGCGGTGTGCTGAAGGTCTTCCTGGAGAACGTGATCCGTGATGCCGTCACCTACACCGAGCACGCCAAGAGGAAGACTGTGACCGCCATGGATGTGGTCTATGCCCTGAAGAGACAGGGACGCACCCTGTACGGCTTCGGAGGATAA
- the aifm2 gene encoding apoptosis-inducing factor 2, whose protein sequence is MGGQTSSMEGVHVLVVGGGFGGIAAAQHLKAGGLSFTLIDMKDAFHHNVAALRASVQSGFAQRTFIPYKETFGESFVQEKVQRVDTEKQTVVLEGGREIEYSHLILCTGTDGAFPGKFNTVASYRSAVQAYEDFVKQVQAADSVLVIGGGSTGVEMAAEIKTEYPDKKVVLIHSRVVLANPELLPSVRQQAKEVLLEKGVELVLGQKVSNLSELQLNVTQKNQEVRTERGEVLTSDLIICCTGMKVNSAAYASSFSGCLADNGALKVNDHLQVAGFSNVFAVGDCADVNEPKMAYHAGLHAAVAVTNIIHILSGKELTSYRPGNVTMLLAMGRDDGVGQFNGLKLPRCVVALGKSRDLLLWKSWREMQQQQP, encoded by the exons ATGGGGGGTCAGACATCTTCCATGGAAGGtgtccacgtcctggttgttgGTGGAGGATTCGGGGGCATCGCGGCAGCGCAGCATCTGAAGGCTGGAGGACTGAGCTTCACTCTGATCGACATGAAAGATGCTTTTCACCACAACGTGGCAGCACTCAGAGCATCGGTTCAATCGG GCTTTGCCCAAAGGACCTTCATCCCGTACAAGGAGACGTTTGGGGAGAGTTTTGTTCAGGAAAAAGTTCAGAGGGTCGACACAGAGAAACAGACGGTTgtcctggagggagggagg GAGATTGAGTACTCCCACCTCATCCTCTGCACTGGGACTGATGGAGCCTTCCCAGGGAAGTTCAACACTGTGGCGTCGTACCGGAGTGCCGTCCAAGCGTACGAGGACTTTGTCAAACAG GTTCAGGCTGCAGACTCGGTCTTGGTGATCGGAGGAGGGTCGACTGGTGTGGAGATGGCTGCTGAAATAAAGACGGAGTATCCAGACAAAAAG GTGGTTCTGATCCACTCCAGGGTCGTGCTGGCTAACCCGGAGCTGCTGCCCAGCGTCAGACAGCAGGCCAAGGAGGTTCTTCTGGAGAAAGGAGTGGAACTGGTTCTAG GTCAGAAGGTGTCCAACCTGTCAGAGCTGCAGCTCAATGTGACCCAGAAAAACCAGGAagtgaggacagagagaggagaggtccTGACGTCAGATCTGATAATCTGCTGCACCGGCATGAAGGTCAACTCTGCAGCCTACGCCTCCAGCTTCT CCGGCTGTCTGGCCGATAACGGCGCCCTGAAGGTCAACGATCACCTGCAAGTTGCAGGCTTCTCCAACGTCTTCGCTGTGGGAGACTGTGCTGACGTCAACGAGCCCAAGATGGCATACCACGCCGGGCTGCATGCTGCTGTCGCCGTTACCAACATCATCCACATTCTGAGTGGGAAGGAGCTGACCTCGTACCGCccag GTAACGTTACCATGTTGCTGGCGATGGGCCGTGACGACGGTGTGGGTCAGTTCAACGGGCTGAAGTTGCCTCGTTGCGTGGTCGCTTTGGGAAAGAGTCGAGATCTTCTGCTGTGGAAGAGTTGGCGGGAGATGCAACAGCAGCAACCCTga
- the LOC119195908 gene encoding histone H4 — protein sequence MSGRGKGGKGLGKGGAKRHRKVLRDNIQGITKPAIRRLARRGGVKRISGLIYEETRGVLKVFLENVIRDAVTYTEHAKRKTVTAMDVVYALKRQGRTLYGFGG from the coding sequence ATGAGcggcagaggaaagggaggaaaaggactCGGCAAAGGAGGCGCCAAGCGCCACCGTAAAGTCCTCCGTGATAACATCCAGGGAATCACCAAGCCCGCTATCCGCCGTCTTGCTCGCCGTGGTGGAGTGAAGCGCATCTCCGGTCTGATCTACGAGGAGACCCGCGGTGTGCTGAAGGTCTTCCTGGAGAACGTGATCCGTGATGCCGTCACCTACACCGAGCACGCCAAGAGGAAGACTGTGACCGCCATGGATGTGGTCTATGCCCTGAAGAGACAGGGACGCACCCTGTACGGCTTCGGAGGATAA
- the LOC119195877 gene encoding histone H3 gives MARTKQTARKSTGGKAPRKQLATKAARKSAPATGGVKKPHRYRPGTVALREIRRYQKSTELLIRKLPFQRLVREIAQDFKTDLRFQSSAVMALQESSEAYLVGLFEDTNLCAIHAKRVTIMPKDIQLARRIRGERA, from the coding sequence ATGGCACGAACCAAGCAGACCGCCCGTAAGTCCACCGGAGGCAAAGCCCCCAGGAAGCAGCTGGCCACCAAGGCTGCCCGTAAGAGCGCCCCGGCCACCGGCGGCGTGAAGAAACCTCACCGTTACAGGCCCGGTACCGTGGCTCTGAGAGAGATCCGTCGCTACCAGAAATCCACGGAGCTGCTGATCCGCAAGCTGCCCTTCCAGCGTCTGGTGAGGGAAATCGCTCAGGACTTCAAGACGGACCTGCGCTTCCAAAGCTCTGCTGTTATGGCTCTGCAGGAGTCCAGCGAGGCTTACCTGGTGGGTCTGTTCGAGGACACCAACCTGTGCGCCATCCACGCCAAGAGGGTCACCATCATGCCCAAAGACATTCAGCTGGCCCGTCGCATCCGCGGAGAGCGAGCTTAA
- the LOC119195862 gene encoding histone H1-like isoform X1 — MAEEAPAPAAAAPKAAKKKVSKPKKVGPSVSDLIVKTVAASKERSGVSAAAVKKALTAGGYDVDKNKARVKTAIKSLVSKGTLVQIKGIGASGSFKMSKTTADKPAKKAAPKAKKPAAKKPVAAKKPKAAAVKKVVAAKKSPKKATKPTAAKKVAKSPKKVAKSPKKVAKSPKKVVKKAPATKKAPVKKAAKPKAKKAAPKKK, encoded by the coding sequence ATGGCAGAAGAAGCTCCAGCAccagccgccgccgcgcccAAAGCAGCCAAGAAGAAGGTTTCCAAGCCCAAGAAAGTCGGTCCCAGCGTCTCGGACCTCATCGTGAAAACTGTTGCCGCATCCAAGGAGCGGAGCGGCGTGTCTGCTGCCGCCGTCAAGAAGGCTCTGACCGCCGGAGGATACGATGTGGACAAGAACAAGGCCCGCGTCAAGACCGCCATCAAGAGCCTGGTGTCCAAGGGGACTCTGGTCCAGATCAAGGGGATCGGGGCCTCTGGCTCCTTCAAAATGAGCAAGACCACTGCCGATAAACCGGCAAAGAAAGCCGCTCCTAAAGCCAAGAAGCCTGCAGCGAAGAAACCAGTAGCGGCCAAAAAGCCCAAAGCAGCGGCAGTGAAGAAAGTTGTAGCCGCTAAGAAGTCACCGAAGAAGGCCACGAAACCCACCGCGGCCAAGAAGGTGGCCAAGAGCCCCAAGAAGGTAGCCAAGAGCCCCAAGAAGGTGGCCAAGAGCCCCAAGAAGGTGGTGAAAAAGGCCCCTGCAACAAAGAAAGCCCCCGTGAAGAAGGCTGCTAAGCCCAAGGCCAAGAAGGCAGCACCCAAGAAGAAGTGA
- the LOC119195882 gene encoding histone H2A, translating into MSGRGKTGGKARAKAKTRSSRAGLQFPVGRVHRHLRKGNYAQRVGAGAPVYLAAVLEYLTAEILELAGNAARDNKKTRIIPRHLQLAVRNDEELNKLLGGVTIAQGGVLPNIQAVLLPKKTEKPAKSK; encoded by the coding sequence ATGAGCGGCAGAGGCAAAACCGGTGGCAAAGCCAGAGCGAAGGCCAAGACCCGCTCCTCTCGTGCCGGACTCCAGTTCCCAGTCGGTCGTGTCCACAGACATCTGCGCAAAGGCAACTATGCGCAGCGTGTCGGCGCAGGAGCCCCCGTCTACCTGGCGGCTGTGCTGGAGTACCTGACCGCTGAGATCCTGGAGCTGGCTGGAAACGCTGCCCGCGACAACAAGAAGACTCGCATCATCCCGCGTCACCTGCAGCTGGCTGTCCGCAACGACGAGGAGCTCAACAAGCTGCTGGGCGGAGTGACCATCGCTCAGGGCGGCGTGCTGCCCAACATCCAGGCTGTGCTTCTGCCCAAGAAGACCGAGAAGCCCGCCAAGTCAAAGTAA
- the LOC119195897 gene encoding histone H2B 1/2-like encodes MPEVVKAPKKGSKKAVSKAVSKSGKKKRKTRKESYAIYVYKVMKQVHPDTGISSKAMGIMNSFVSDIFERIAGEASRLAHYNKRSTITSREIQTAVRLLLPGELAKHAVSEGTKAVTKYTSSK; translated from the coding sequence ATGCCTGAAGTTGTGAAAGCGCCCAAGAAGGGCTCCAAGAAAGCCGTGTCTAAGGCCGTGAGCAAGAGCggcaagaagaagagaaagaccAGGAAGGAGAGCTACGCCATCTACGTGTACAAGGTGATGAAGCAGGTCCACCCCGACACCGGCATCTCCTCCAAGGCAATGGGCATCATGAACTCGTTCGTGAGCGACATCTTTGAGCGCATCGCCGGTGAGGCCTCTCGTCTGGCTCACTACAACAAGCGCTCCACCATCACCTCCCGGGAGATCCAGACCGCCGtccgcctgctgctgcccggCGAGCTGGCGAAGCACGCCGTGTCTGAGGGAACCAAGGCCGTGACCAAGTACACCAGCTCCAAGTAG
- the LOC119195862 gene encoding histone H1-like isoform X2, giving the protein MAEEAPAPAAAAPKAAKKKVSKPKKVGPSVSDLIVKTVAASKERSGVSAAAVKKALTAGGYDVDKNKARVKTAIKSLVSKGTLVQIKGIGASGSFKMSKTTADKPAKKAAPKAKKPAAKKPVAAKKPKAAAVKKVVAAKKSPKKATKPTAAKKVAKSPKKVVKKAPATKKAPVKKAAKPKAKKAAPKKK; this is encoded by the exons ATGGCAGAAGAAGCTCCAGCAccagccgccgccgcgcccAAAGCAGCCAAGAAGAAGGTTTCCAAGCCCAAGAAAGTCGGTCCCAGCGTCTCGGACCTCATCGTGAAAACTGTTGCCGCATCCAAGGAGCGGAGCGGCGTGTCTGCTGCCGCCGTCAAGAAGGCTCTGACCGCCGGAGGATACGATGTGGACAAGAACAAGGCCCGCGTCAAGACCGCCATCAAGAGCCTGGTGTCCAAGGGGACTCTGGTCCAGATCAAGGGGATCGGGGCCTCTGGCTCCTTCAAAATGAGCAAGACCACTGCCGATAAACCGGCAAAGAAAGCCGCTCCTAAAGCCAAGAAGCCTGCAGCGAAGAAACCAGTAGCGGCCAAAAAGCCCAAAGCAGCGGCAGTGAAGAAAGTTGTAGCCGCTAAGAAGTCACCGAAGAAGGCCACGAAACCCACCGCGGCCAAGAAGGTGGCCAAGAGCCCCAAGAAG GTGGTGAAAAAGGCCCCTGCAACAAAGAAAGCCCCCGTGAAGAAGGCTGCTAAGCCCAAGGCCAAGAAGGCAGCACCCAAGAAGAAGTGA
- the LOC119195861 gene encoding histone H1-like, which translates to MAEEAPAPAAAAPKAAKKKASKPKKVGPSVSDLIVKTVAASKERSGVSAAAVKKALTAGGYDVEKNNARVKTAIKSLVAKGTLVQIKGIGASGSFKMSKTTADKPAKKAAPKAKKPAAKKPVAAKKPKAAAVKKVIAAKKSPKKATKPAAAKKVSKSPKKVAKSPKKVAKSPKKVAKSPKKVVQKAPAAKKAPVKKAAKPKAKKAAPKKK; encoded by the coding sequence ATGGCAGAAgaagctccagctccagccgccgccgcgcccAAAGCAGCCAAGAAGAAGGCGTCCAAGCCCAAGAAGGTCGGTCCCAGCGTCTCCGACCTCATCGTGAAAACTGTGGCCGCTTCTAAGGAGCGGAGCGGAGTGTCTGCTGCCGCTGTCAAGAAGGCTCTGACCGCCGGAGGATAcgatgtggaaaaaaataatgccCGCGTCAAGACCGCCATCAAGAGCCTGGTGGCCAAGGGGACTCTGGTCCAGATCAAGGGGATTGGGGCCTCTGGCTCCTTCAAAATGAGCAAGACCACTGCCGATAAACCGGCAAAGAAAGCCGCTCCTAAAGCCAAGAAGCCCGCAGCGAAGAAACCTGTAGCGGCCAAAAAGCCCAAAGCAGCGGCTGTGAAGAAAGTTATAGCCGCTAAGAAGTCACCGAAGAAGGCCACGAAACCCGCAGCGGCCAAGAAGGTGTCCAAGAGCCCCAAGAAGGTGGCCAAGAGCCCCAAGAAGGTGGCCAAGAGCCCCAAGAAGGTAGCCAAGAGCCCCAAGAAGGTGGTGCAAAAGGCCCCCGCAGCCAAGAAAGCCCCCGTGAAGAAGGCTGCTAAGCCCAAGGCCAAGAAGGCAGCACCCAAGAAGAAGTGA